In Triticum aestivum cultivar Chinese Spring chromosome 5B, IWGSC CS RefSeq v2.1, whole genome shotgun sequence, the following proteins share a genomic window:
- the LOC123116156 gene encoding heat shock protein 21, chloroplastic isoform X1 — protein MQVSVAGLMSTVVASCTPMSRSPVLPSSSGTPASRSWRPAAATAFPNSLAVKCCRPTSVVLRAHPEKQLPAFNIPPTALLYPVQPPDSKERWDIKEEERHVKIWLQVPGLSENDLEITAGEDMLEIKRKAGTGAGGREEPPVEVHGVGSFHVRLLMTKEYNSEDVTAELKAGMLEITIGKADNRGIKKPVGFGKKSTTKNTPTQDKPSLNSAQGQVARMIWYSITNSK, from the exons ATGCAAGTTAGCGTTGCGGGTCTAATGTCGACGGTTGTTGCGTCTTGCACCCCTATGAGTCGCTCGCCCGTTCTGCCGTCTTCTTCCGGCACGCCGGCGAGCCGCTCTTGGAGGCCGGCGGCAGCGACGGCGTTCCCTAATTCTCTCGCCGTCAAGTGCTGCCGGCCGACGTCTGTGGTACTCCGCGCTCACCCGGAGAAACAGCTGCCGGCGTTCAACATTCCCCCCACCG ccCTGCTGTACCCCGTGCAACCGCCGGACAGCAAGGAGCGGTGGGACatcaaggaggaggagaggcaCGTCAAGATATGGCTCCAGGTACCCGGGCTCTCGGAGAACGACCTCGAGATCACCGCCGGCGAGGACATGCTCGAGATCAAGAGGAAGGCTGGCACCGGGGCCGGCGGCCGCGAAGAGCCGCCGGTGGAGGTGCACGGGGTGGGCTCCTTCCACGTCAGGCTTCTCATGACGAAGGAATACAACAGCGAGGACGTCACCGCGGAGCTCAAGGCCGGGATGCTGGAGATTACCATCGGCAAAGCCGACAACCGTGGCATCAAAAAACCAGTCGGGTTTGGGAAGAAAAGCACCACCAAGAACACGCCAACCCAAGACAAGCCAAGCTTAAACAGTGCCCAAGGACAAG TGGCCCGGATGATTTGGTACTCCATCACTAATTCCAAGTGA
- the LOC123116157 gene encoding 26.7 kDa heat shock protein, chloroplastic, with amino-acid sequence MSTVISCSLLSGRPADAPSRSSGNRAPPTTGKAAAVSLSSFQRQSRPSSVCCASNPKGDQHVPKTDLPPFGISPVALLHPGSPQGERWGIHERADNVSMWFEVPGLSKEDLLVELDEDVLVIRKMKTKAEIEAATADAVASGSSKDAAGAAAHDGDMYARLLVPAGYNKETIKAELASGVLKVHIRKVMECARRRINVNIDVK; translated from the exons ATGTCGACGGTCATCTCTTGCTCCCTCCTGAGCGGCCGGCCGGCGGACGCACCATCGCGCTCCTCCGGCAATCGGGCTCCTCCGACGACGGGGAAGGCTGCCGCGGTTTCTCTCTCTAGTTTCCAGCGGCAGTCCAGGCCCTCCTCCGTGTGCTGTGCAAGCAACCCAAAAGGGGATCAGCACGTACCAAAGACGGATTTGCCGCCGTTCGGCATCTCCCCCGTCG CTCTGCTGCACCCCGGGTCGCCGCAGGGGGAGCGGTGGGGGATACATGAGAGGGCCGACAACGTGAGCATGTGGTTCGAGGTGCCGGGCCTGTCCAAGGAGGACCTCCTCGTGGAGCTGGACGAGGACGTCCTCGTCATACGGAAGATGAAGACCAAGGCGGAGATAGAGGCTGCGACGGCAGACGCTGTCGCCAGCGGTAGCTCCAAGGACGCGGCCGGAGCGGCAGCGCACGACGGTGACATGTACGCGCGGCTACTCGTCCCGGCGGGCTACAACAAGGAGACCATCAAGGCGGAGCTCGCCTCCGGCGTTCTGAAGGTTCACATTCGTAAAGTCATGGAGTGCGCACGCAGGAGGATCAATGTCAACATCGACGTCAAGTAG
- the LOC123116156 gene encoding heat shock protein 21, chloroplastic isoform X2, translating to MQVSVAGLMSTVVASCTPMSRSPVLPSSSGTPASRSWRPAAATAFPNSLAVKCCRPTSVVLRAHPEKQLPAFNIPPTALLYPVQPPDSKERWDIKEEERHVKIWLQVPGLSENDLEITAGEDMLEIKRKAGTGAGGREEPPVEVHGVGSFHVRLLMTKEYNSEDVTAELKAGMLEITIGKADNRGIKKPVGFGKKSTTKNTPTQDKPSLNSAQGQGGPARHYT from the exons ATGCAAGTTAGCGTTGCGGGTCTAATGTCGACGGTTGTTGCGTCTTGCACCCCTATGAGTCGCTCGCCCGTTCTGCCGTCTTCTTCCGGCACGCCGGCGAGCCGCTCTTGGAGGCCGGCGGCAGCGACGGCGTTCCCTAATTCTCTCGCCGTCAAGTGCTGCCGGCCGACGTCTGTGGTACTCCGCGCTCACCCGGAGAAACAGCTGCCGGCGTTCAACATTCCCCCCACCG ccCTGCTGTACCCCGTGCAACCGCCGGACAGCAAGGAGCGGTGGGACatcaaggaggaggagaggcaCGTCAAGATATGGCTCCAGGTACCCGGGCTCTCGGAGAACGACCTCGAGATCACCGCCGGCGAGGACATGCTCGAGATCAAGAGGAAGGCTGGCACCGGGGCCGGCGGCCGCGAAGAGCCGCCGGTGGAGGTGCACGGGGTGGGCTCCTTCCACGTCAGGCTTCTCATGACGAAGGAATACAACAGCGAGGACGTCACCGCGGAGCTCAAGGCCGGGATGCTGGAGATTACCATCGGCAAAGCCGACAACCGTGGCATCAAAAAACCAGTCGGGTTTGGGAAGAAAAGCACCACCAAGAACACGCCAACCCAAGACAAGCCAAGCTTAAACAGTGCCCAAGGACAAG GAGGGCCAGCCCGACACTACACTTGA